A single genomic interval of Amblyomma americanum isolate KBUSLIRL-KWMA chromosome 11, ASM5285725v1, whole genome shotgun sequence harbors:
- the Hen1 gene encoding hen1 methyltransferase — MADFTDAKGDVGQKMSAEIEECSVIKFDPPVSIQRYKEVCKILSQDVTIEKVVDFGCSNGQFFKHVKHIQHLRQFVGVDISYSVLEDAFQVARPLAWECIYKRDRKLSIQLLRGSVSSHDSRLVGFDAVTCIELIEHLNEKDLERMPETIFGFIRPKVAVITTPNRDFNVVFPERQGMRHWDHKFEWSRAEFEQWCSKVLDRYPSYTVQYSGVGDAPSEKYQGIGHCSQIATFFKRSHQCTEEESQASSLQPYELLFETSHPGKEE, encoded by the exons ATGGCAGATTTCACGGATGC AAAAGGAGATGTGGGCCAGAAAATGAGTGCAGAAATTGAAGAATGCTCTGTCATTAAGTTTGACCCACCCGTGTCTATTCAGCGCTACAAGGAAGTTTGCAAGATCTTGTCGCAGGATGTCACGATTGAAAAGGTTGTTGACTTTGGTTGCTCAAATGGACAGTTCTTTAAACACGTCAAGCACATTCAGCATCTGCGGCAGTTTGTTGGCGTGGACATCAGCTACAGTGTCTTGGAAGATGCTTTCCAAGTAGCGCGGCCACTCGCCTGGGAGTGCATCTACAAGCGGGATCGAAAGTTGAGCATACAGCTTCTCCGGGGAAGCGTCTCGAGCCACGACTCAAGACTTGTGGGATTTGATGCTGTTACTTGCATCGAGCTAATAGAACACCTCAACGAGAAGGACTTGGAGAGAATGCCTGAGACCATATTCGGCTTCATCCGACCAAAGGTGGCCGTGATCACCACTCCCAATCGTGACTTCAACGTGGTGTTCCCAGAGCGGCAAGGAATGAGGCACTGGGACCACAAGTTCGAATGGAGCAGAGCGGAGTTTGAACAGTGGTGCTCGAAAGTCCTGGACCGATACCCTAGTTACACGGTTCAGTACAGTGGTGTTGGGGATGCTCCGTCTGAGAAATATCAAGGGATTGGACATTGCTCTCAAATAGCCACGTTCTTCAAGAGGTCTCATCAGTGTACTGAGGAGGAGTCTCAAGCATCATCGTTACAGCCTTATGAACTACTGTTTGAGACTAGTCATCCTGGCAAAGAGGAGTAA